Proteins found in one Dryobates pubescens isolate bDryPub1 chromosome 1, bDryPub1.pri, whole genome shotgun sequence genomic segment:
- the LOC128899491 gene encoding maestro heat-like repeat-containing protein family member 6: MPAEVLMWWDNQQEQCTPIRSAVQSMRVLLCSMGLESQVLAIQEQGGWDALLRAKTHLMGVRIVAREMMEMPTLLRSTFFCQLAEILSGKDPSCEMIAMVFFIETVECSDCEEELQRALKILAMYLQSQCLGMPSLVLRAILRLTQRPDTARKTLVLLPLVLERLRDDDGASSAAALPVLAAMLRLLEGRRLNLAALELADKLWPLFGNESDTVRELSIRLFRDAMRLVARQGKEKMKKVVCNSLLPLLFHLHDESKSVAQVGFPTQLLL; encoded by the exons ATGCCTGCGGAGGTGCTGATGTGGTGGGACAACCAACAGGAGCAGTGCACTCCTATCag GTCTGCCGTGCAGTCCATGagagtgctgctctgcagcatgggCTTGGAGAGCCAGGTGCTGGCCATCCAGGAACAGGGGGGCTGGGACGCCCTGCTCAGAGCCAAGACCCACCTCATGGGAGTGCGCATCGTGGCCAG ggagatgatggagaTGCCAACGCTCCTGCGCTCCACCTTCTTCTGCCAGCTGGCAGAGATCCTCAGCGGGAAGGACCCGAGCTGTGAGATGATTGCCATGGTCTTCTTCATTGAG ACAGTGGAGTGCTCTGactgtgaggaggagctgcaacGTGCCCTGAAAATCCTGGCCATGTatctgcagagccagtgcctgGGGAtgcccagcctggtgctcagAGCCATCCTCAGGCTCACCCAGAGGCCCGACACA GCAAGGAAAACCCTCGTCCTGCTGCCACTCGTCCTGGAGCGGCTGCGGGATGACGACGGCGCCAGCAGCGCCGCAGCCCTGCCCGTGCTCGCCGCCATGCTGCGGCTGCTTGAGGGGAGGAGGCTCAACCTCGccgccctggagctggctgacaaGCTCTGGCCCCTCTTTGGCAAC gagTCGGACACTGTGCGGGAGCTCTCCATCCGTCTCTTCCGAGATGCGATGAGGCTCGTGGCGCgccaagggaaggaaaagatgaagaagGTGGTGTGCAacagcctgctgccactgctcttcCACCTGCACGACGAGAgcaagagtgtggcccaggTGGGATTCCCAACCCAGCTGCTCCTTTAG